The Equus asinus isolate D_3611 breed Donkey chromosome 15, EquAss-T2T_v2, whole genome shotgun sequence genome includes a window with the following:
- the GSS gene encoding glutathione synthetase isoform X1 has translation MFFNHWGCYKMNEYQAVGMATGWGSLLQDKQQLEELARQAVDRALAEGVLLRTSQEPSSSNVVSYAPFTLFPSLVPSALLEQAYAVQMDFNLLVDAVSQNAAFLEQTLSSTIKRDDYTARLFDIHKQVLKEGIAQTVFLGLNRSDYMFQHNTDGSPALKQIEINTISASFGGLASRTPAVHRHVLNVLSKTKEAAKILSNNPSKGLALGIAKAWELYGSANALVLLIAQEKERNIFDQRAIENELLARNIHVIRRRFEDVFEKGSLDQDRRLFMDGQEVAVVYFRDGYMPSQYSQQNWEARLLLERSCAVKCPDIATQLAGTKKVQQELSRVGMLEVLLPGQPQAVARLRATFAGLYSLDMGEEGDQAIAKALAAPSRFVLKPQREGGGNNLYGEEMVQALEQLKDSEERASYILMEKIEPEPFGNCLLRPGSPTRVDQCISELGIFGVYVRQGKTLVMNKHVGHLLRTKAIVHADGGVAAGVAVLDNPYPV, from the exons ATGTTCTTCAACCACTGGGGCTGCTACAAAATGAATGAGTATCAAGCT GTTGGGATGGCCACTGGCTGGGGGAGCCTCTTACAGGATAAGCAGCAGCTGGAGGAGCTGGCACGGCAGGCTGTGGACCGGGCCCTGGCTGAGGGAGTGTTGCTGAGGACCTCACAGGAGCCCAGCTCCTCGAAC GTGGTGAGCTATGCCCCCTTCACGCTCTTCCCTTCACTGGTCCCCAGTGCCCTGCTGGAGCAGGCCTATGCTGTGCAGATGGACTTCAACTTGCTGGTGGATGCTGTCAGCCAGAATGCTGCCTTTCTGGAGCAAACTCTCTCCAG CACCATCAAAAGGGATGACTATACTGCTCGTCTCTTTGACATCCACAAGCAAGTCCTAAAAGAGGGCATTGCCCAG ACTGTGTTCCTGGGCCTGAATCGCTCAGACTACATGTTCCAGCACAACACAGATGGCTCCCCAGCCCTGAAACAGATTGAAATCAACACCATCTCTgccagctttggtggcctggcctCCCGGACCCCAGCTGTGCACCG ACATGTTCTCAATGTCCTGAGTAAAACCAAAGAAGCTGCCAAGATCCTCTCCAATAATCCCAGCAAGGGACTGGCCCTGGGGATCGCAAAAGCCTGGGAGCTCTACGGCTCAGCcaa TGCTCTGGTGCTACTGATTGcacaagagaaggaaaggaacatATTCGACCAGCGTGCCATAGAGAATGAGCTACTGGCCAG GAATATCCATGTAATCCGGCGAAGGTTTGAAGATGTCTTTGAAAAGGGATCTCTGGACCAAGACCGAAGGCTGTTTAT GGATGGCCAGGAAGTTGCTGTTGTTTACTTCCGGGATGGCTACATGCCGAGTCAGTACAGTCAACAG aACTGGGAAGCACGCCTGCTGCTGGAGAGGTCATGTGCTGTCAAGTGCCCAGACATTGCCACTCAGCTGGCTGGGACTAAGAAGGTGCAGCAGGAGCTGAGCAGAGTGGGCATGCTGGAGGTGTTGCTTCCTGGCCAGCCTCAGGCTGTGGCCCGCCTCCGTGCCACCTTTGctggcctctactcactggaTATG GGTGAAGAAGGGGATCAGGCCATTGCTAAGGCCCTTGCTGCTCCCAGCCGGTTTGTGCTAAAGCCCCAGAGAGAGGGTGGAG GTAACAACCTATATGGGGAGGAGATGGTGCAGGCCCTGGAGCAGCTGAAGGACAGCGAGGAGAGGGCCTCCTACATCCTCATGGAGAAGATCGAACCTGAGCCTTTTGGGAATTGCTTGCTACGTCCTGGCAGCCCTACCCGAGTGGACCAGTGCATCTCAGAGCTGGGCATCTTCGGGGTCTATGTCAG
- the GSS gene encoding glutathione synthetase isoform X2, which produces MATGWGSLLQDKQQLEELARQAVDRALAEGVLLRTSQEPSSSNVVSYAPFTLFPSLVPSALLEQAYAVQMDFNLLVDAVSQNAAFLEQTLSSTIKRDDYTARLFDIHKQVLKEGIAQTVFLGLNRSDYMFQHNTDGSPALKQIEINTISASFGGLASRTPAVHRHVLNVLSKTKEAAKILSNNPSKGLALGIAKAWELYGSANALVLLIAQEKERNIFDQRAIENELLARNIHVIRRRFEDVFEKGSLDQDRRLFMDGQEVAVVYFRDGYMPSQYSQQNWEARLLLERSCAVKCPDIATQLAGTKKVQQELSRVGMLEVLLPGQPQAVARLRATFAGLYSLDMGEEGDQAIAKALAAPSRFVLKPQREGGGNNLYGEEMVQALEQLKDSEERASYILMEKIEPEPFGNCLLRPGSPTRVDQCISELGIFGVYVRQGKTLVMNKHVGHLLRTKAIVHADGGVAAGVAVLDNPYPV; this is translated from the exons ATGGCCACTGGCTGGGGGAGCCTCTTACAGGATAAGCAGCAGCTGGAGGAGCTGGCACGGCAGGCTGTGGACCGGGCCCTGGCTGAGGGAGTGTTGCTGAGGACCTCACAGGAGCCCAGCTCCTCGAAC GTGGTGAGCTATGCCCCCTTCACGCTCTTCCCTTCACTGGTCCCCAGTGCCCTGCTGGAGCAGGCCTATGCTGTGCAGATGGACTTCAACTTGCTGGTGGATGCTGTCAGCCAGAATGCTGCCTTTCTGGAGCAAACTCTCTCCAG CACCATCAAAAGGGATGACTATACTGCTCGTCTCTTTGACATCCACAAGCAAGTCCTAAAAGAGGGCATTGCCCAG ACTGTGTTCCTGGGCCTGAATCGCTCAGACTACATGTTCCAGCACAACACAGATGGCTCCCCAGCCCTGAAACAGATTGAAATCAACACCATCTCTgccagctttggtggcctggcctCCCGGACCCCAGCTGTGCACCG ACATGTTCTCAATGTCCTGAGTAAAACCAAAGAAGCTGCCAAGATCCTCTCCAATAATCCCAGCAAGGGACTGGCCCTGGGGATCGCAAAAGCCTGGGAGCTCTACGGCTCAGCcaa TGCTCTGGTGCTACTGATTGcacaagagaaggaaaggaacatATTCGACCAGCGTGCCATAGAGAATGAGCTACTGGCCAG GAATATCCATGTAATCCGGCGAAGGTTTGAAGATGTCTTTGAAAAGGGATCTCTGGACCAAGACCGAAGGCTGTTTAT GGATGGCCAGGAAGTTGCTGTTGTTTACTTCCGGGATGGCTACATGCCGAGTCAGTACAGTCAACAG aACTGGGAAGCACGCCTGCTGCTGGAGAGGTCATGTGCTGTCAAGTGCCCAGACATTGCCACTCAGCTGGCTGGGACTAAGAAGGTGCAGCAGGAGCTGAGCAGAGTGGGCATGCTGGAGGTGTTGCTTCCTGGCCAGCCTCAGGCTGTGGCCCGCCTCCGTGCCACCTTTGctggcctctactcactggaTATG GGTGAAGAAGGGGATCAGGCCATTGCTAAGGCCCTTGCTGCTCCCAGCCGGTTTGTGCTAAAGCCCCAGAGAGAGGGTGGAG GTAACAACCTATATGGGGAGGAGATGGTGCAGGCCCTGGAGCAGCTGAAGGACAGCGAGGAGAGGGCCTCCTACATCCTCATGGAGAAGATCGAACCTGAGCCTTTTGGGAATTGCTTGCTACGTCCTGGCAGCCCTACCCGAGTGGACCAGTGCATCTCAGAGCTGGGCATCTTCGGGGTCTATGTCAG